The DNA sequence GGCTGGCTTCTCGTGTGATCATATCCGTCCTGCTGTCTCCGGCAGGGCCCTGCCGGGTGAAACGATGCCGCGTCCGTATGATTTGTTCGCAAATCTTATGAAGAAATCAGTGTCCGCTTATGTTCGGTCAAAGCATGCGTGAAGCGCTTCGGGTGGGCGGTGATCTAGATCATATTCGTCCTCGTTCCAGTGTGGGAAGGTGGCCTGGCAATGCGGATCTGGCAATCTCTGGAAATGCCGGATCCACCTGCGTTCGGCGCCTCCCGCCTGCGATTGGCGACGCCGGCAGTCGGGCCGGGGGGAGTGTCGTGGGCGGTCCAGCGTCCGGCCGATCGATTCGAGTGGCCCTGGAGGGCGAGTCGCGATGTGTCTTGGAGTTCCGATGCAGGTGGTCGAAAGCGGCGAATTCACCGCGCTGTGCGAGCGGCGTGGCGAACAACGCCGGCTGAACATGATGCTGGTGGGCGCGCAGCCGGTGGGTACCTGGGTACTGGCGCTGAAGGACCATGCCCGCGAGGTGCTCGACCCCGGGCAGGCGGAACAGATCGATCGTGCCGTCTGTGCGCTGGAGGCGGCGCTGCGCGGCGAGGGGGGGAGCGAGGACTACTTCGAGGATCTGGTGCTCCCATCCCAGGTCGGACCGCCGAAGTAGGCGCGGCAGATCATGGACAGGCGATCGAAACCGGGGCAGCCGGGCGACCGAACGGGGAGTGACGGGCAGGGCGGGAACCTGCGGCCGTCCGCCGCGCTGGACCCGGTGTCTGTGCCCGCCGACGCCTGGGCCGAGCGCGTCGAGGGGGTGTTTCGTGCGATCGCGGCTGAACGCATGCAGGGGATGCCGCTCGCCAATCCCGCGTTGCAGGTGGAGGCCGTGGGGTTCCGTCATCTGCACGGTGCCGTGTTCGGTGTGCTGATTCTGCCGTGGTCGATGCTCCTGTTGCGGATCCCCGATACTGGTGCATTGCGCCTGGGCGCGACCGCGGTGCGCGAGCTGCCTCGGGGACAGGTGGATTTCGTCGGCGCGCACGAGGACATGATCGGGGCCTACGAGAGCTGTTCGCTGTTCTCGCCGATGTTCGGCTTCCCCGACCAGGCCACCGCCCGGGCGGTGGCCGAGGAAATCCTGGTGCAGTTGTGGTCGACGCCGCAGCCCGCGTCTCCCGCGCGACCGCGCGCCGGCGGCGGCCCGCTGGCCGCGCTGCGGCGCAATGCCGACCAAGACCTGGACCGGCGCGGCTTCCTGCGCGGAGCCTTTCTGCGTGACGAACCCGATTCCCGCTGAAGGCCGGATCGACATCCGGGTCCGCTGGGATGGGGGGGCGGTGACGGCCGCCGCCGTGCAATCGCGCCGCCCGCAGCCGGGCCGCCTGCTGCGCGGGCAACCGGTGGCGCAGGCGCTGGCGGTGATCCCGCGCCTTTTCAGCCTCTGCGGCGACGCCCAGACGGTTGCGGTCGAGGCGTTGCTGGCTCTGCGCGAGCGGGGCGCGATCGATGACCGGCAGCGCGCAGCCTGGGCTGCACGCATCCACCTCGAGTCGCTACGCGAGCATCTTTGGCGCTTGGGCCTGGATTGGACGCGGATCGCCGGTGCGCCGCCGCTCGCGGATCCCCTGCGGGCGCTGCTGGCCGGGCAGCACGGGTGGGCAGATGACCGCGACGCCGCGCGATCCTGGGCGACGGAAACCCTGCGTGCCCTGTTCGGGCCGCGATCCGCGATGGGCGATCCGGACGCTTTCGGGCGCTGGCTGGAGCAGGATCCGGCGCCACTGGCCGAATTGCTGCGCCAGCTGCGGCCTCGGCTGCAGGGCCGCGGCGTCTCCGGCGCACCGCTTTTCGGTGCCGCGGACCTGCAGGGCTGGGTCATGCAGGCGCCGGCACGCCTGCAGGCCGATCCCGAGTATCACTGGCGGCCCGATCACGCCGGGCGTGTGTTCGAGATGGGGCCGCTGGCGCGGCTGCGGGCGCATCCGGTGCTGGCGCTCGGCGACGGGCAGGCCGATGCCTGGCGCCGCGTGCTGGCGCGGGTTCTGGAACTCGAGCAGGGGTTACAATCGCTGGTGCATCGAGCGCGTTGGCCGCATGCGCTGATTGGTGAGGCGGCGCCCGACGCGGCGGTGGTGGCGCTGGAGATGGCACGCGGGGTGCTGCTGCACTGGCTGCGCGTCGACGACGGGCGAATCGCCGAGTACCGGATCGTCGCGCCCACGGAGTGGAATTTCCACCCGCAGGGTCCGGCGGCGCGGGGGCTGGTCGGCACCCGTGCGGACGGCGAGGCGGCGTTGCGCGAACAGGTGGCGCTGCAGTTGATGGCGCTGGATCCCTGCGTGCAATACGAACTGGAGATCGCGGATGCATGAGATGTCGCTCGCCGAGGGGATCTTGCAGATCATCGAAGACCAGGCCGCACAGCGCGCGTTCGATCGCGTGCGGCGGGTGCGGCTCGAGGTGGGGCAACTCTCCGGTGTCGAGATCGACGCGCTGCGGTTCAGCTTCGATGCAGTGGTGGCCGACAGCATCGCGGCGGGAGCCGCGCTCGAGATCGTCGAAGTGCCAGGAGAAGGCTGGTGCCTGGACTGCAACGCGACGGTGGCGATCGGCGCGCTGTTCGATTCCTGCCCGCTGTGTGGCGGCTACCGCGTGCGTGCATCGGGCGGGATGGACATGCGGGTGCTCGATCTGGAGGTCGGAACCACCGCGGATCGCGCCTAGGAGCCTGTCGGGCCCAGGCCGCCGGCTTCCCGGCCGGGCATGCCGCCTGAGGGTCACGGGCGCCGGCGGCGAAGGCGTTCGCGAACATGAGCCAGCGCAATGCACCCGGCCGCGACGATTGGCAAGCTGGGCTGCAGGGAAACTGGATCCGGGCAGGACGGGGGCGCAGGATGCCTCCATCCAACGAGATGACGGCGGGCTGTGTCGCCACGACGGCCCTGGCGCAACGGACGATTTCAGGAGGCGGTGATGTGTACGGTATGCGGATGCGGGGAAGGTGAAGCCCGGGTCGAAGGACAGGCCGTGCGCGGCCACGAACACGAGCATCGACATGCCGACGGCACGGTGCACAGTCATCCCCACGATCACTCCGGCGCACATGGCCACGGTGCGGCCCATGAGCACTCCCACGAACACCGGCACGCGGATGGCACGGTTCACCGCCACCCGCACGACCATGCCGGCGCGCCTGCACACGGGCACCATCACCACCATGAGCATGTGCATGAACATGCCGACGGCACGGTGCATGTGCATGTGCACGATCATGGCGGCGAACACGGCCACGGTGCGGAGCACGATCACCTGCACCGTCACGCGCATTCCCACCGGCACGCGGATGGCACCGTGCATGCCCATGCGCACGACCATGCCAGCGAGCACGGCCACGGGGCCGGTCACGACCACGGACACGGACAGCCGCACCACCACGAGCACCGCCACGCCGACGGCACCGTGCACAGCCACCCGCATGACCACGACAACGCCCACCACGGGCATGGGACCGTCCACGCTGCGGAAGCGGGGCCCGATGGCGAACTGCACTACGGTCGGGGGGCGGCCCACGCGCATGCGCCAGGAATGACCCAGGAGCGCATGGTCCGCATCGAACAGGACATCCTCGGCAAGAACAACGCGTACGCCCGGAGCAACCGCGAGCATTTCCGCCGCCACGGCATCCTGGCGCTGAACTTGGTGTCCAGCCCCGGCTCCGGTAAGACCAGCCTGCTGGCCGCGACCATCGAACGCCTGCAGAACCGCTACCCGGTCAGCGTGATCGAGGGCGACCAGCAGACCAGCCACGACGCCGAGCGCATCCGCGCGACCGGTGCGCCGGCGGTGCAGGTCAATACCGGCAAGGGCTGTCACCTCGACGCGCTGATGGTCGGGCATGCGGTCGAACATCTGAAGCTCGACCGGCGCGGGCTGCTGCTGATCGAGAACGTCGGCAACCTGGTCTGCCCGTCCGCGTTCGACCTCGGCGAGGCGCATAAGGTGGTGATCCTGTCGGTGACCGAGGGCGAGGACAAGCCGCTGAAATATCCCGACATGTTCCACGCCTCCGACCTGATGATCCTGAACAAGACCGACCTGCTGCCCTACGTCGACTTCGACGTCGCGCGCTGCATCGACTACGCCCGGCGGGTGAATCCCGAGCTCGAGGTGCTGCAGGTCTCGGCGCGGACCGGCGAGGGGATGGACGCGTGGATCGCGTGGCTGAACCGGGCGATGGGGCAGGATGCCGGCGCGGAATCCGCGGAAGAAGAACTCGAATCGCTGCGCCGCCGCGTCGCCGAACTCGAGGCGCAGCTGCAGGAGGCGCGGCAGGAACGGTGAGCCGGGCACCGGCGGTTACGTGAACCCACAAGGCCTCACCCCGGGGCGACGTGCAGGGCGGAACGGCGCAGCGGCCGCCATCGCCGGCAAGGCGCTGCCCATCCGCCGGCGTGTGCGCGTCCGGGGTCAGGTGCAGGGCGTGGGCTTTCGCCCCTTCGTCCACAATCTCGCGGTCGAGCTCGGCCTTGCCGGCTGGGTGCTGAACGACGCGGCCGGTGTCGACCTCGAAGTCCAGGGCGACCCCGAGATTGTCGAAACCTTCCTGCACCGCCTGAACGCCGAACCCCCGCCGCTCGCGCGCGTCGATGCGGTCGAGATCGCCCGCGTCGCCGTCGAGGCGATCGACCCGGCCCATCCCTTCCGGATCGCCCCGAGCCGCGCCGGGGCGGTGCGCACCGGGATCACGCCGGACGCGGCCGTCTGTCCCGCCTGCCTCGCCGAGCTGTTCGACCCGGCAGACCGGCGTTACCGCTATCCGTTCATCAACTGCACCCACTGCGGTCCGCGCTACACCTTGACCCACGCGCTGCCCTACGATCGCCCGAACACGAGCATGGCCGCTTTCCGGCAATGCCCGCCGTGCCAACGCGAGTACGACGACCCGGCCGACCGGCGTTTCCACGCGCAGCCGAACGCCTGTCCCGACTGCGGTCCGAGTCTGGCGCTGCTGCAGCCGGACGGTTCGTCGATCCCCGCGACCGACCCGATCGCCGAGACCGTGCGCCGGCTGCGGGCCGGCGAGATCCTGGCGGTGAAGGGACTCGGTGGCTTCCATCTGCTCTGCGATGCACGGAACGCAGCCAGTGTCGCCCGCCTGCGCGCGCGCAAGCACCGCGAGGAAAAGCCGCTGGCAGTGATGGCCGCGAACCTGCATGCGCTCGAGGGTCTGGTCGAAATCGGCGCTCCCGAGAACGCGCTGCTGCGTTCGCGAGACCGCCCGATTGTGTTGCTGCGCAAGGGCCGCGGCTGCGACGACGCCCTGCCGGGCGTCGCCCCGGGGCTGGCCTGGCTCGGCGCAATGCTGGCCTACACGCCGTTGCACTACCTGCTGTTCCACGAGGCCGCCGGCCGGCCGCCGGGGGTCGCCTGGCTGGAGGCCGAAGACACCGATCGCTGGCTGCTGGTCTGCACCTCGGCGAATCCCGGCGGCGAGCCGCTGGTCATCGACAACGGCGAGGCGGTGCGCCGTCTGTCCGGCATCGCCGATGCGCTGTTGGTGCACGACCGCGATATCCGCGTGCGCTGCGACGACTCGGTGGTCCGGGTCGGTGCCGGCGGTGCGGCCTTTCTGCGCCGTGCGCGGGGCTACACGCCGAACGCGATCCGTCTTCCGCGCAGCGGCCCCTCGGTGCTGGCACTCGGCGCCTGGCTGAAGAACACGCTGTGCGTGACCCGTGGCGACCAGGCCTTTCTTTCGCAGCACATCGGCGACCTCGACAACGCCGCGACCTGCCGTTCGCTACACGAGACCGCCCGGCACCTGCTCGATATCCTCGAAATCCGGCCCGAGCGCGTTGCCTGCGACCGCCACCCGGACTTCTACAGCAGCCAGCTCGCCGCCGCGATGGCCGATGAGCTGCGCGTGCCGCTGATTCGGGTGCAGCACCATCATGCGCATCTGGCCGCGGTGCAGGCCGAACACGGGCTGGATGAGCCGGTGCTCGGGATCGCGATGGACGGAGTGGGCCTGGGTGACGACGGCACGCCCTGGGGCGGCGAACTGCTGCGTGTGGAAGGCGCGAGTTTCGAACGCCGCGGCCACCTCGCCCCGCTCGCACTCCCCGGCGGCGACCGCGCTGCCCGCGAACCCTGGCGCATGGCCGCCGCCGCGCTGCACGCGCTCGGGAGGGGAGCGGAGATCCCCGCGCGCTTTCCGGATCAGCCGTTCGCGGCCCAGCTCGCCGAACTGCTCGAGCGCGGCACCGCCAGCCCGCGCACGACGAGCCTCGGCCGGCACTTCGACGCTGCCGCCGGCCTGCTGGGGATACGGCCCGTGCAGCGTTTCGAAGGCCAGGCCGCGATGCTGCTCGAAGGCCTGGCCGAGCGGCACGGTGCCGCCGACCCGTTGCCGCAGGGATGGCGAATCGAATCCGGCCACACGCTCGATCTACGTCCACTGCTGGCATGGCTGGCCGACTTCGCGCTCGAAGCCGGCGGCAGGCTGCCGCGCAGCGCCACGGGCAACGCGGCCGGGATCAGCGCCGATTCGCCCCACGCGGCCGCGGTGTTCCACGCGACGCTTGCCGCGGCGCTGGCCGACTGGATCCAGCCGATCGCCGAGACGACCGGCATCCGCGGTCTTGCGTTCAGCGGCGGCTGCGTACTGAACCAGGTGCTGATGACCGACCTCGAACGGCGCTTGGCGATGGCCGGATTCCGGGTCTACCTTCCCCGCCTCGCGCCCGCGAACGACGGAGGGCTAAGCCTCGGCCAGGCCTGGGTCGCGATGAACGCAGAGGTTCGGCCGGGCCGCTGACGCCACGGGATCCGAATATGGCCCGGATTGCGCGGGTTCGCCGCATGAACGAAGGACATCGCGTGCGATCGGGTTGGGCGATTCCGGCGACCCGTCTGCG is a window from the Thioalkalivibrio paradoxus ARh 1 genome containing:
- a CDS encoding HypC/HybG/HupF family hydrogenase formation chaperone gives rise to the protein MCLGVPMQVVESGEFTALCERRGEQRRLNMMLVGAQPVGTWVLALKDHAREVLDPGQAEQIDRAVCALEAALRGEGGSEDYFEDLVLPSQVGPPK
- the hybE gene encoding [NiFe]-hydrogenase assembly chaperone HybE; the protein is MDRRSKPGQPGDRTGSDGQGGNLRPSAALDPVSVPADAWAERVEGVFRAIAAERMQGMPLANPALQVEAVGFRHLHGAVFGVLILPWSMLLLRIPDTGALRLGATAVRELPRGQVDFVGAHEDMIGAYESCSLFSPMFGFPDQATARAVAEEILVQLWSTPQPASPARPRAGGGPLAALRRNADQDLDRRGFLRGAFLRDEPDSR
- a CDS encoding nickel-dependent hydrogenase large subunit, with amino-acid sequence MTNPIPAEGRIDIRVRWDGGAVTAAAVQSRRPQPGRLLRGQPVAQALAVIPRLFSLCGDAQTVAVEALLALRERGAIDDRQRAAWAARIHLESLREHLWRLGLDWTRIAGAPPLADPLRALLAGQHGWADDRDAARSWATETLRALFGPRSAMGDPDAFGRWLEQDPAPLAELLRQLRPRLQGRGVSGAPLFGAADLQGWVMQAPARLQADPEYHWRPDHAGRVFEMGPLARLRAHPVLALGDGQADAWRRVLARVLELEQGLQSLVHRARWPHALIGEAAPDAAVVALEMARGVLLHWLRVDDGRIAEYRIVAPTEWNFHPQGPAARGLVGTRADGEAALREQVALQLMALDPCVQYELEIADA
- the hypA gene encoding hydrogenase maturation nickel metallochaperone HypA codes for the protein MHEMSLAEGILQIIEDQAAQRAFDRVRRVRLEVGQLSGVEIDALRFSFDAVVADSIAAGAALEIVEVPGEGWCLDCNATVAIGALFDSCPLCGGYRVRASGGMDMRVLDLEVGTTADRA
- the hypB gene encoding hydrogenase nickel incorporation protein HypB, giving the protein MRGHEHEHRHADGTVHSHPHDHSGAHGHGAAHEHSHEHRHADGTVHRHPHDHAGAPAHGHHHHHEHVHEHADGTVHVHVHDHGGEHGHGAEHDHLHRHAHSHRHADGTVHAHAHDHASEHGHGAGHDHGHGQPHHHEHRHADGTVHSHPHDHDNAHHGHGTVHAAEAGPDGELHYGRGAAHAHAPGMTQERMVRIEQDILGKNNAYARSNREHFRRHGILALNLVSSPGSGKTSLLAATIERLQNRYPVSVIEGDQQTSHDAERIRATGAPAVQVNTGKGCHLDALMVGHAVEHLKLDRRGLLLIENVGNLVCPSAFDLGEAHKVVILSVTEGEDKPLKYPDMFHASDLMILNKTDLLPYVDFDVARCIDYARRVNPELEVLQVSARTGEGMDAWIAWLNRAMGQDAGAESAEEELESLRRRVAELEAQLQEARQER
- the hypF gene encoding carbamoyltransferase HypF, whose product is MNPQGLTPGRRAGRNGAAAAIAGKALPIRRRVRVRGQVQGVGFRPFVHNLAVELGLAGWVLNDAAGVDLEVQGDPEIVETFLHRLNAEPPPLARVDAVEIARVAVEAIDPAHPFRIAPSRAGAVRTGITPDAAVCPACLAELFDPADRRYRYPFINCTHCGPRYTLTHALPYDRPNTSMAAFRQCPPCQREYDDPADRRFHAQPNACPDCGPSLALLQPDGSSIPATDPIAETVRRLRAGEILAVKGLGGFHLLCDARNAASVARLRARKHREEKPLAVMAANLHALEGLVEIGAPENALLRSRDRPIVLLRKGRGCDDALPGVAPGLAWLGAMLAYTPLHYLLFHEAAGRPPGVAWLEAEDTDRWLLVCTSANPGGEPLVIDNGEAVRRLSGIADALLVHDRDIRVRCDDSVVRVGAGGAAFLRRARGYTPNAIRLPRSGPSVLALGAWLKNTLCVTRGDQAFLSQHIGDLDNAATCRSLHETARHLLDILEIRPERVACDRHPDFYSSQLAAAMADELRVPLIRVQHHHAHLAAVQAEHGLDEPVLGIAMDGVGLGDDGTPWGGELLRVEGASFERRGHLAPLALPGGDRAAREPWRMAAAALHALGRGAEIPARFPDQPFAAQLAELLERGTASPRTTSLGRHFDAAAGLLGIRPVQRFEGQAAMLLEGLAERHGAADPLPQGWRIESGHTLDLRPLLAWLADFALEAGGRLPRSATGNAAGISADSPHAAAVFHATLAAALADWIQPIAETTGIRGLAFSGGCVLNQVLMTDLERRLAMAGFRVYLPRLAPANDGGLSLGQAWVAMNAEVRPGR